One window of Ignavibacteriota bacterium genomic DNA carries:
- the amrS gene encoding AmmeMemoRadiSam system radical SAM enzyme yields MEHAASDIPLRASLAHLTRPGELYQRGDNGWVTCTACGHRCRIAPDHDGICKVRFNADGVLMVPHGYVAGLQIDPIEKKPFFHVLPGAGALSFGMLGCDYHCAYCQNWFTSQTLRDPEAGAPRRDITADEIVGIALENRIPVITSTYNEPLITSEWAVEVFRLAKRHGIRCSYVSNGNATPEVLEYLAPYVSCYKVDLKSFRQKNYQQLGGKLEAVLDTIRRLVQMKIWVEVVTLVVPGFNDTDEELGEIAGFLASVSKDIPWHVTAFHEDYKMTDRPSTAAASLVRAAEIGRHAGLHFVYAGNLPGRTARLEDTCCPGCNATIIERTGYRIRANRMQNGTCPDCHQQIPGVWQ; encoded by the coding sequence ATGGAACATGCAGCCTCTGACATACCCCTCCGGGCCTCCCTCGCCCACCTCACCCGCCCGGGTGAACTGTACCAACGCGGCGACAACGGCTGGGTCACCTGCACCGCCTGCGGCCACCGGTGCCGCATCGCACCCGATCATGATGGCATCTGCAAGGTCCGCTTCAACGCCGATGGCGTTCTCATGGTCCCGCATGGGTACGTTGCCGGACTCCAGATCGACCCGATCGAAAAGAAACCATTCTTCCATGTCCTCCCCGGGGCAGGTGCGCTGAGTTTCGGCATGCTCGGTTGCGACTATCATTGCGCGTACTGCCAGAACTGGTTCACCTCGCAGACCCTTCGCGATCCGGAGGCCGGCGCCCCGCGCCGCGACATCACCGCCGATGAGATCGTCGGGATCGCCCTCGAGAACCGGATCCCGGTCATCACCAGCACCTACAACGAACCGCTCATCACCTCCGAATGGGCCGTTGAGGTCTTCCGACTCGCGAAGCGGCATGGCATCCGGTGCTCCTATGTTTCCAATGGCAACGCGACACCGGAGGTGCTGGAGTACCTCGCGCCGTATGTGAGTTGCTACAAGGTCGACCTCAAGAGCTTCCGGCAGAAGAACTACCAGCAGTTGGGCGGCAAGCTGGAAGCCGTATTGGACACCATCCGGCGTCTCGTACAGATGAAGATCTGGGTGGAGGTGGTCACGCTCGTCGTCCCCGGATTCAATGATACCGACGAAGAATTGGGTGAAATCGCAGGATTTCTGGCCTCAGTTTCGAAGGACATCCCCTGGCATGTGACCGCGTTCCATGAGGACTACAAAATGACGGACCGGCCCTCCACGGCTGCAGCGTCCCTCGTTCGCGCCGCGGAGATCGGCCGGCATGCGGGGCTGCATTTCGTCTATGCCGGGAACCTTCCGGGGCGCACCGCACGTTTGGAGGACACCTGCTGTCCGGGCTGCAACGCCACCATCATCGAGCGCACCGGCTACCGGATACGGGCAAACCGCATGCAGAACGGCACCTGTCCCGATTGCCACCAGCAGATACCGGGTGTCTGGCAGTAA
- a CDS encoding SDR family oxidoreductase gives MKDRVVLVTGASRGIGRCAAQMFAADGARVAVHYNANKKSAEETLASLPGKGHAIFQADLGVPAEAKRLTDEVVAKMQRIDVLVNNAGLWVDHHPAKTAFDEWAAAWQTTIGTNLLGAANVAHGAAQAMIRQGGGRIINITSRGAFRGEPDGPAYGASKAGMNAMSQSLAKALAPHKIYVFAIAPGWVDTDMARPMLEGPGREEIFGQSPMHRVATPEEIGRTIMFLASDGTDALTGCIIDANCASYLRT, from the coding sequence ATGAAGGACAGAGTCGTACTCGTCACAGGTGCATCACGTGGTATCGGCCGGTGCGCGGCACAGATGTTCGCTGCTGACGGGGCCAGGGTCGCGGTCCATTACAACGCCAACAAGAAAAGCGCAGAAGAGACACTGGCATCACTCCCCGGGAAGGGGCACGCGATCTTCCAGGCCGACCTCGGCGTGCCGGCCGAGGCGAAGCGCCTCACGGATGAGGTCGTGGCAAAGATGCAGCGCATCGATGTCCTGGTGAACAATGCAGGGCTCTGGGTGGATCATCATCCCGCAAAGACCGCGTTCGACGAATGGGCAGCGGCGTGGCAGACGACCATCGGTACGAACCTGCTGGGCGCGGCGAACGTGGCGCACGGCGCGGCACAGGCAATGATCCGCCAGGGGGGCGGACGCATCATCAACATCACCTCGCGCGGCGCATTCCGCGGTGAACCGGATGGGCCGGCGTACGGCGCAAGCAAGGCCGGGATGAACGCCATGAGCCAGTCGCTGGCGAAGGCACTCGCGCCGCACAAGATCTATGTGTTCGCGATCGCACCGGGGTGGGTGGATACGGATATGGCGCGACCGATGCTTGAAGGCCCGGGCCGAGAGGAGATCTTCGGACAGAGCCCGATGCACCGCGTGGCAACGCCCGAAGAGATCGGGCGGACGATCATGTTCCTGGCATCCGATGGCACGGATGCGTTGACGGGGTGCATCATCGACGCCAATTGCGCGTCGTATCTGCGGACGTAA
- a CDS encoding sodium:alanine symporter family protein, with amino-acid sequence MAAFEQFLQSVSDIIWGYPLLILLFGTHVYLTFRLRFIQRFIGKAIRISLQRSSEGEGDVSQFGALTTALAATIGTGNIVGVATAVAAGGPGAVLWMWLTGVFGIATKYSEALLAVKYRITTANGTMAGGPMYVLERGMKMKWLGVVFAALTAVAAFGIGNMVQANSISTMVDHTFGVSPWITGMAMTALTAVVIIGGIKSIATVCEALVPFMAIFYVLGCLILLGMHYETIPATVSLIFNSAFSGQAAIGGFMGAGMKEAIRYGIARGLFSNESGLGSAPIVAAAAQTKNPVRQALVSSTGTFWDTVVVCAMTGLVVVNSGEWLNGLRGAELTNAAFTDIPIIGSIVLTIGLLTFVFSTILGWSYYGEKAAEYLWGPRVVAPYRWLWVVAVMLGSVLSLPIVWTFADIANGLMAIPNLITLLVLTGVIIAETRTYLWNDNIDADMKNTDTTH; translated from the coding sequence ATGGCGGCATTCGAACAGTTCCTGCAATCGGTCAGCGATATCATCTGGGGCTATCCCCTGCTCATCCTGCTCTTTGGCACCCATGTGTATCTCACATTCCGGCTCCGGTTCATCCAGCGCTTCATCGGCAAGGCGATCCGGATCTCCCTCCAACGCTCCTCCGAGGGCGAAGGGGACGTCAGCCAGTTCGGCGCGCTCACCACGGCGCTGGCGGCGACGATCGGCACGGGGAACATCGTCGGTGTTGCAACGGCCGTCGCGGCCGGCGGACCGGGTGCGGTGCTGTGGATGTGGCTGACCGGCGTGTTCGGGATCGCGACAAAGTACAGCGAGGCGCTCCTGGCCGTGAAGTACCGTATCACCACGGCCAACGGGACCATGGCCGGCGGACCGATGTACGTGCTCGAGCGCGGCATGAAGATGAAGTGGCTGGGCGTGGTCTTCGCCGCACTCACCGCCGTGGCAGCATTCGGCATCGGCAACATGGTGCAGGCCAACTCGATCTCCACCATGGTGGATCATACGTTCGGCGTCTCCCCATGGATCACCGGCATGGCCATGACCGCCCTGACGGCCGTGGTGATCATTGGCGGCATTAAGTCCATCGCCACAGTATGCGAAGCGCTTGTCCCCTTCATGGCGATCTTCTATGTGCTGGGATGCCTCATCCTCCTGGGCATGCACTACGAAACGATCCCCGCCACGGTGAGCCTGATCTTCAATTCCGCGTTCAGCGGACAGGCGGCGATCGGCGGGTTCATGGGAGCCGGCATGAAGGAAGCCATCCGCTACGGTATCGCACGCGGACTCTTCTCCAATGAATCCGGACTCGGCAGCGCCCCGATCGTGGCCGCCGCGGCACAGACGAAGAACCCGGTTCGGCAGGCGCTCGTTTCCTCCACCGGTACATTCTGGGATACCGTCGTGGTGTGCGCCATGACCGGACTGGTGGTCGTGAATTCCGGTGAGTGGTTGAACGGTCTGCGCGGCGCGGAACTCACCAATGCGGCATTCACCGATATCCCGATCATCGGTTCGATCGTGCTCACCATCGGACTCCTGACATTCGTCTTCTCGACCATCCTCGGCTGGTCGTATTACGGCGAGAAGGCCGCGGAGTATCTCTGGGGCCCGCGCGTCGTCGCGCCATACCGCTGGCTCTGGGTCGTGGCGGTGATGCTGGGCTCGGTCCTCTCTCTGCCGATCGTGTGGACCTTCGCGGACATCGCGAATGGACTCATGGCGATCCCGAACCTCATCACGCTGCTCGTACTCACCGGCGTGATCATCGCCGAGACCCGCACGTACCTCTGGAATGACAATATCGATGCAGACATGAAGAACACGGACACCACACACTGA
- a CDS encoding carbohydrate binding family 9 domain-containing protein: MPFRSTQYLLVAAIAGVVLAACSSGLAQQPKTLILHAALVAPRIDGEIDPVWAEADSVADFEQMGPFYGKPPTERTVAKVLATDEALYALIICYSTHAAIQDHAGIHDQWTGDGVSVMLDTFNDRTSAYKFGVSASGTQADSRLIDDGRNRDGSWDGVWFARTVIHPWGYVVEMEIPFKSIRYDGELKEWGLDFDRWIPETKEDISWIQYEQAEGQRISKFGHLVLNGAKPTASGLNLEIYPVAVARSEYDPSTKKYKVEPDAGIDIFYNPSEKLTFQLTGNPDFAQIEADPFEFNISRYETYYSERRPFFTAGNEVFMAAGREQNSGFYRPLELFYSRRIGQSLSDGSLVPLNVGAKTFGRLGAWEYGAFLARTGSVDYDDDGTLTNEPTATFASARVKKQIFDNSSIGVLFVGKQTPGRLEGVVDVDGAFRSPTYQLAYQFARSLNNGKGDFAGSAGFRSFTKDWGLLIRTRAIGNAFDVDAVGYVPWKGTANFTMITGPMYYFDEGPVVSMFQYGGFSATYEDADLATDWVGALGLNMQFRSNWGFETTVIGGRSKDEGIRYAYFEFDHSMWFNISPRWSGNVWGGYSHGYNFSREYVGSYIWLGSYVEWKLFSTLELGTSYNMYIEKMPGGGIEDITYNARPYISLTPITNLNLRVYMDDVFLRSSDQNERVIVGFLFSYNFLPKSWIYLALNEIQERQDVLDGVGQATGRRMEVAGRAGVAKVKYLYYL; encoded by the coding sequence ATGCCTTTCCGCTCCACGCAGTACCTCCTTGTTGCAGCCATCGCTGGTGTTGTGCTGGCCGCATGTTCATCGGGTCTGGCCCAGCAGCCGAAGACCCTGATCCTCCATGCCGCCCTCGTTGCGCCACGCATCGACGGTGAGATCGATCCGGTGTGGGCAGAGGCGGATTCCGTCGCCGACTTCGAGCAGATGGGGCCATTCTACGGCAAGCCACCCACGGAGCGCACCGTGGCAAAGGTGCTCGCCACCGATGAGGCGCTCTATGCCCTGATCATCTGCTACAGCACGCATGCTGCGATCCAGGACCATGCCGGCATCCACGACCAGTGGACCGGTGATGGCGTGTCGGTGATGCTGGATACGTTCAATGACCGCACGTCGGCCTACAAATTCGGTGTGAGTGCTTCGGGTACCCAGGCCGATTCACGCCTGATCGATGACGGCCGCAACCGCGACGGCAGTTGGGATGGCGTGTGGTTCGCCCGCACTGTTATCCACCCGTGGGGATATGTTGTGGAGATGGAGATCCCGTTCAAGTCGATCCGGTACGACGGTGAACTCAAAGAGTGGGGATTGGATTTCGACCGATGGATCCCGGAGACAAAAGAGGACATCTCCTGGATCCAGTACGAACAGGCTGAAGGCCAGCGTATATCGAAATTCGGTCATCTGGTGTTGAACGGAGCCAAGCCGACGGCGAGCGGACTGAACCTGGAGATCTATCCGGTCGCCGTTGCCCGTTCGGAGTACGATCCATCAACGAAGAAGTACAAGGTGGAACCGGATGCGGGCATCGATATCTTTTATAACCCTTCCGAGAAGCTCACCTTCCAGCTCACGGGCAATCCCGACTTCGCACAGATCGAGGCCGACCCGTTCGAGTTCAATATCTCCCGGTACGAGACCTACTATTCGGAACGCCGTCCGTTCTTTACCGCAGGGAACGAAGTGTTCATGGCCGCAGGCCGCGAGCAGAACTCCGGCTTCTACCGCCCGCTGGAATTGTTCTATTCCCGCCGCATCGGACAGTCGCTGAGCGATGGTTCGCTCGTGCCCCTGAATGTGGGAGCAAAGACCTTCGGGCGCCTGGGTGCCTGGGAGTACGGTGCGTTTCTGGCGCGTACCGGTAGCGTGGACTATGATGACGACGGGACCCTTACCAACGAACCCACGGCCACCTTCGCTTCAGCACGGGTGAAGAAACAGATCTTCGACAACTCCAGCATCGGGGTGCTCTTCGTGGGCAAACAGACACCGGGCAGGCTGGAAGGCGTGGTCGATGTGGATGGGGCCTTTCGTTCACCGACGTATCAGCTTGCCTACCAGTTCGCACGATCGCTCAACAACGGCAAGGGCGACTTCGCCGGCTCGGCCGGATTCCGATCGTTCACCAAGGATTGGGGACTCCTGATCCGTACGCGTGCGATCGGGAATGCATTCGACGTCGACGCCGTCGGGTATGTTCCCTGGAAAGGGACCGCCAATTTCACGATGATCACCGGACCGATGTACTACTTCGATGAGGGGCCGGTCGTATCCATGTTCCAGTATGGCGGCTTCTCGGCGACCTATGAGGACGCCGACCTCGCGACGGACTGGGTGGGGGCGCTTGGACTCAACATGCAGTTCCGGAGCAATTGGGGATTCGAGACGACGGTCATCGGCGGGCGCAGCAAGGATGAAGGGATCCGGTATGCGTACTTCGAGTTCGACCACAGCATGTGGTTCAACATCTCTCCCCGCTGGAGCGGGAATGTATGGGGTGGCTACTCCCACGGGTACAACTTCTCGCGTGAATACGTGGGGTCCTACATCTGGCTCGGCAGCTATGTTGAATGGAAACTCTTCTCCACGCTGGAACTCGGCACCTCATACAACATGTACATCGAGAAGATGCCCGGCGGCGGCATCGAGGATATCACGTACAATGCCCGGCCCTACATCTCCCTGACGCCGATCACCAATCTGAACCTGCGCGTGTACATGGACGATGTATTCCTCCGGTCGTCCGATCAGAACGAGCGTGTGATCGTGGGGTTCCTGTTCTCGTACAACTTCCTTCCGAAGAGCTGGATCTATCTGGCCTTGAATGAGATCCAGGAACGACAGGATGTGCTGGATGGTGTTGGCCAGGCGACGGGCCGGAGGATGGAAGTGGCCGGACGGGCGGGGGTGGCGAAGGTCAAGTACCTCTACTATCTGTAA